The nucleotide sequence AATACAGTAGTGAACAAGCTCATCAGCCCCTTTCTTCTCTCATGGGTGTAAGAGGTGGAAGGGACAGTCAATAAATTAATGAACTAAGATTTCAGATAGCAGTAAGTGCTCTGTTTTGAAGAGATATAATAAGATGATGTGAACTAATAGCAAGTTGGCCACTTTAAGATTAGGTGGTAAAGTCAGGTCTCTTAAAGGGAATAAACTTTAAGCCAAGATCTAAGTGACAAGAGACATCCAGCCAAGGAAGGATGGGGGAGAGAACATCCCAAGGAGGGGTTAAAGCTAGTACAAGGCTCCAAGGTCAGAACAGATATGGTATGAAGTGAGATCCCAAGAAGAAACAAGAGCAGCTCATGGAAGGTGTTATAAACCAACATCAGGAGTTTGGATTTTGTTCTAAGTGTGACAGTACATAGTTAAAAGGATATAGCctggctgccataacaagatTCACTAGCTTAAACAAGATAGGGCTCAACATAATGGCTCAATCCCTGGCAGTCCTTGTAAGTAATTGATATAAAACCTAAATTGAGTGGCCTTTGCAGACTTACTCATTAGGTTCCTTGGACTGTATAATGGGAAACTTTAAAGAACCAGTATGAATTAGTGAGATATAATTTCATTGTGATTAGGGTATTAtaacatatttgaaaacaaatttaccTTGACTCACCCTAGAGAACCAGGGTAGCAGAGTTGCTAAGACACCAAGTGCTGGACTCACCATGTATTAACTTTGTGACTCTGGGGCAGTTATATGACCTCCCTAAGCACCACCTTCCATATCTGGAGGAGGTGAACAGTGATACCACTGACACTATAAGGCAGTTATTGTAAGAATAAGGATCAAGCTATATGAAGTTAGTATTACTTAGCTCAGTGAATGCTAGTTGTTATCTAAAAAGACATCAAGTGGCCACTGCCTCATTCGCATGACAGAGTCAACATGGAGATGCTATCAGACTTGCTGAATAGATATAAATGTTTAGATTCATCACACAGAATAAATTATTCAGGTCATCTTAAATATGGGTAATGGATTACTGAATGTGAAGTAATATTCCAGGTTTCCTTTTGTCTGAGTTGTAGCTATTTTGTCCCTTCACCATGTCTATGtattaattatctcatttatttattccaaactCAATGAGGAGAGTCTATTacctgcattttacagatgaggaaactcatgGATGCAGAATTCTGAGGACATTGAGAGAAgagccagatttcaagttgtttGAACACGGAACAGAGATAATTGAAGAAGTAAGATTTTCCCAATATTCATTTTTCAAGATATGTATTAAGTACCTACTCTGCTAGGAACTTTTCTGGGCCCTGGGGCTGTAGCAGTGAATAGAACCAATAGAACTTCTATTCCTACACAGCTTATATTTTAGTAAGGGGATAAGAAAAGAGAGACGatagggcagctgggtggctcagtcagttaagtgtctgcctttggctcaggtcatgatcctggggtcctgggatcgagcccccacccctaccccccagcattgggctccctgctcagggaggagcctgcttctccctctccctctgcccttcccccttctggctcatgctctctctctctcactctgtgctctctctctcaattaaataaaatctttttaaaaaattttaaaatattaaaaaaatgataaaataaaaaaacaagagagactataaacaaaataataaatgtatatgtaaggTGGTGAGAAGggttagaaagaaaaataactttaagataAGGAGTGTATTCTGGAAAGAGGATGGCAAGTACAAGTTCAAAAGTCTGATGTGGGATCCTACTTGGGAAGTGTAAGGAATGACTAGACAAGAGTTGAAGATGAGGATTGAAGATGTCAGATCTTTCAAGGACTTGGGACTTTCCTCTGGTTGAAATAAGAAACCAGTGGAGGATTTGGAGTAGAGGAATGGCAGATTTTGAGTGCATTTTAAAGATTCCTCTGTCTGTTGGGAGGAAATGATTGAAGAGGCACAAGGCTTGTAGGAAAGACCCCCTGGGACTCTATCAAGAAAGGAGTCAGTAGGGAAGGTGGGGAGAAGTGGTTAGATTCTAATATTAAATTCATAAACTCTTAAACTTTATGTTTTCCCACACCAGGCATTGGGAAAACACCAAGCCAAGGTAAATAGCTTGGTGAGAATTTTCCTGCTTATCCATGTCCAGTACACACTGGCCTTCACTTTCCTTAGACTGGTCACTCCTATAGACAAGAAGAAGGAACAAAAGATATATTCCATGGGAAGATATGGTGTAGTGAGACCTCTCTGTGCTATATACACTGTCCCATTGTTCTGAGGAGCTGTGTGTGCGTGCACCCATGTACCTGTGTAGCCATAGTGTATACATTTTGGCACTGTAGAAAGCCCCCAAGAAATGGAAACTGTTTtcatcattattgttattgtttggCAGTAATCCAGATTGCTTTTGCCATCAACCTGAAGGCCTACAGAACCATAAGGACAGAAACTATTCTGTTTATTCCTATGTTTTGGACCTTCCAAGTATATGAGTAAGTGttgtaaaaaataagatattagcTCAATGGACTCTCTATGTCCACAAATATAAAAGTCAAGGAACAATTCCTTGACATGAATTCAGGAGCCCATAGCGCTTGGtaataaaaaattacttcatCGAGAACTTAAAACCCACACAAAACCTGCACATAGATGTTTCTAGCTGTTGTAGTCATAACTGCtgaaacttggaagcaaccaagatatccttcagtaggtaaatggataaagaaactacGATACATCCAGATAATGGACTACTAttctgtgctaaaaaaaaaaaaaaaaaagctatcaaacTATGTGAAGGCATGGAAGGATTTTAAGTGTGTATAAGTAAGTGAAAGAGGTTGATCTGGAAAAGTTACATACTGTATGTTTCCAGCTATATGATATTCTGAAAAAGATAagactatggagacaataaaaagatcagtggttgcgggatccctgggtggcgcagcggtttggcgcctgcctttggcccagggcgcgatcctggagaccggggatcgagtcccacatcgggctcccggtgcatggagcctgcttctccctctgcctgtgtttctgcctctctctctctctctctctgtgactatcataaataaataaaaatttaaaaaaattattaaaaaaaaaaagatcagtggttgccaaggggtGTGGAGCAGGGGGAAGACAaatgggcagagcacagaggaattttagggcagtgaatGTATGCATAATGATAAatgcatgtcattatacatttgtccaaactcatagaatgtCCAACACCAACAGTGTGAACTGTAATATCAattatggactttgagtgatgaCGACGTGTCTGTGTAGGtccatcaattgtaacaaatgtgccacGCTGATGGGGCATGTTGATAATAggagaggctgtgcatgtgtggagGGGGGGTGATATGGAAAATCACCTTTTCCATatgtaccttcccctcaattttgctgtgagccTTAAACTTCTCTACaagaataaagtcttaaaattgtTTACTTTCAATTGTCTTAAAGCCTCCAGCTATCAAAATGGCACGTAAGGGAGAGTGTTGAGTACGATCTGGCAATGAAGCTCCTAAGTTGAACCAGGAGACAGGCACTTCTACGAACTATTATATATCTCCCTTCTGGGAATCCTCATTTGCTTCAGCGATAGGGATATGGCacaggtatacatatatatacactatgCCTGCACAGGTACATGGGCGCACGCACACACAGCTCCTCAGAACAATGGGACAGTGTATATAGCTTGGTAATCTATAACCCAAACTCTCAGATCAAGTCAAAGATTTAATATATAGGTTGGAACCCTGTTCCAAACTCTTGGTGAATAGAGTCAATTCTTggcattaaaaataatctatactggggcatctgggtaggtcagttaagtgtccaactctgatctcagctcaggtcttgatctcagggccatgcgttcaagccccaccttgggctccattcattcattttaatattaatattcattttaataaaagaataaggtattaaattataaataaataaaactataatcctACAAGATTTAACAAACAACATAaccacttaatattttaaatatatatctaaatatcttTCTAGGATTTTGAGTTCATCTTCATCATTCATATGAGGGAACCAGTGGTAAAATTCTTGGAATTACAATGAAACGTATCAgaagcatttatatattttgtagtaTTGCTATATCAGTGCAGGGCTGGGCTTCGAAGCTGCCAGAAGAAAGGGAGTTGACAACCAATTGCTCCAACATGTCCCTAAGAAAAATTCCTGCAGACTTGACCCCAACCACAACCACACTGGATTTATCCTACAACCTCCTTTCTCAACTCCAGAGTTCAGATTTTCGTTCTGTCTCTAAACTGAAGGTTTTGATTCTCTGCCATAACAGAATTCAAGAGCTGAATATCAAGATCTTTGAATTTAACAGAGAGTTAAGATATTTAGATTTGTCTTACAACAGATTGAAGATTGTAACTTGGTATTCACTGGCAGGTCTCAGGCATTTGGATCTTTCTTTCAATGACTTTGACACCGTGCCTATCTGTGAGGAGACTGGCAACATGTCACATTTGGAAATCCTAGGTTTGAGTGgggcaaaaatacaaaaatcaaatttccAGAAAATTGCTCATTTGCATCTAAAAACTGTCTTCTTAGGATTGAGAAGTCTTTCTCACTATGAAGAAGGTAGCCTGCCCATCTTAAACACAACAAAACTTCACATTGTTTTACCAATGAACACAAATTTCTGGGTTCTTTTGCATGATGGAATCAAGACTTCAAAAatactagaaatgacaaatatagATGGCAAAAGCCAATTTGCAAGTTATGGAACtcaaaaaaatcttactttagaGAATTCCAAGACatctattttattacttaataaaGTTGATTTACTCTGGGATGACCTTCTCCTCATCTTCCAATTTGTTTGGCATACGTCAGTAGAATGCTTCCAAATCCAACATCTGACTTTTGGAGGCAAGGTTTATCTCGACCACTATTCATTTGATTACTCAAACACTGTAATGAGAACTATAAAATTAGAGCATGTACAGTtcagaattttttatattccacaggAGAGAGTCTACTTGCTCTTTACCAAAATGGATATAGAAAACCTGACTATATCAGATGCACAAATGCCATATATGCTGTTTCCTATATATCCTACAAGATTCCAATATTTAAATTTCGCTAATAATATCTTAACGGATGACCTGTTCAAGCAACCTATCCAATTACCTCATTTGAAAACTCTCATTTTGAAGGGCAATAAATTGGAGACGTTTTCTTTAGTGAGTTTCTTTGCCAACAACACATCCTTGAAGCACTTAGATCTGAGCCAGAATCTGTTACAAcatgaaaatggtgaaaattgcTTTTGGCCAGAAACCTTGATCACTATGAACCTGTCATCCAACAAATTTGCTGATTCTGTTTTCAGGTGCTTGCCCAGAAATATTCAAATACTTGACTTGAATAATAACAAAATTCAAACTGTCCCTAAAGACATTATTCATCTGAAGTCTTTGCAAGAGTTAAATCTTGCATTTAATTTTCTAACTGATCTTCCAGGATGCAGTCATTTCAGAAAACTTTCAATTCTGAACATTGAAATGAACTTAATTCTCAGCCCAtctctggatttttttcagaGCTGTCAGGAAGTTAAGATTCTGAATGCAGGAAGAAATCCATTCCGGTGTACTTGTGAATTAAGAGATTTCATTCAGCTTGAAGAATATTCAGAGGGCATGATGATTGGATGGTTAGATTCATATATCTGTGAATATCCTTTGACTCTAAAGGGGACTCTGCTAAAGGACGTTCATCTTCCTGAGTTATCGTGTAACACAACTCTGTTGATTGTCACCATTGTGGTTATTATGCTAGTTCTGGGGATGGCTGTGGCCTTCTGCTGCTTCTACTTTGATCTGCCCTGGTATCTCAGGATGCTAGGTCAATGGACATTGCAGAGGATTAGAAAAACAACCCAAGAACAGCTCAAGAGAAATGTCCAGTTCCATGTGTTTATTGCATACAGTGAACATGATTCTACCTGGGTGAAGCACGAATTAATCCCCAAtctagagaagaaagagaaattgatttGCCTTCATGAGGGAAACTTTGACCCTGGCAAGAGCATTATTGAAAATATCATGAACTGCATTGAGAAAAGCTATAAGTCCATCTTTGTTTTGTCTCCCAACTTTGTCCAGAGTGAGTGGTGCCATTATGAACTTTACTTCGCCCACCACAGTCTCTTCCATGAAAATTCTGattacataatttttatcttACTGGAACCCATTCCACTCTACTGCATTCCTACCAAGTATCCTAAGCTGAAAGCTCTTATGGAAAAGAAAGCATACTTGGAATGGCCCAAGGATAGGCGTATATGTGGACTTTTTTGGGCAAATCTTCGAGCTGCTATTAATGCTAACTTATTAGAAACCAGAGAGATGTATGAACTACAGACATTTGTGGGGCTGAATGAAGAGTCTCAAGGTTCTGCAATCTCTCTGATAAGAACTGACTGCCTATAAAATCCTCCCTTCCCCTAGGGAGATTGGGGCCTGCATACACTGTTGGGATAGAAGTTGATACAGTCTTTATGATGGTAATTTGTCAATGTCATTAAgatgaaaaatgattattttttcatgtcaGTTCCTGGAAGGATTTCTAAGAATATATTCTACAAAATCACAAATTTGCAAAGGCTTATGTAAAAAGATTTTCATCCTAACATTGtttataatcatgaaaaattgaaaacagcTCACATTTCCATAGAATAAAGATTGATTCAATAAATCATAGTTCATTAATGCAACAACATATtacacagccattaaaaaaatgaggtagttctatatttactagaatggataaaattataCTAATATGATGGtttacatattgaaataaaagTCTAAATGAATCTCTACCAGTACAATGGTATGGTAACACTGGCTTGGATCTGGGAGCTTGTATTACAGAAAACATTAGGTCTCTATTTGTATATTTCTGTAACATTGGAATTGCTTTAAGtgaatctgtatttcttttgtaggtagaaaaaacagcaaagagattTTTTGAAGCCTACACATCCTACTCATTTTGCTtgattcttcctttctaatctcaTCAGTCATAGAATAAAAACaagcctttttaaattttgcaagattatatttcaaaaaatgctACTTCCCCTGATGAGAAATTTTTCTGTAGTTTCTATAGGCTTACGTACTTactataaaggaagaaaatggccCTACTTATTTAAGATCTGACACCAATCTCCTTTTACCTCCCTGCATCCTATCATTGAGCCCTATCAGGTTATCGGCCCTTCCCCAGAACATtcagtctctttctctgcctcccagaCCCTAGCGTTTGATATCATGATGGACTGTTCAGGGTATCTTACATCTCCTTCAAGGACAATCCAAAtgtcaactctttttttttgaaaacttcgtcacacaaaaaaaaaaaaaaaaaaaaagaaagaaagaaaaagaaaacttcctcaCTTCCAAGTATGATGTTCCTTGATGCCACATAACACTTCAGACATATTTCTATCACCAAACAgatcatttatgtttttaaagtttcccTTTCTTATTATACTATGAGCTCCTCAAAGGCTAGGACAGACTTCCCTCTGTCCTTATTTTCAGCATCTATTTGCTCAGTCCTTGGTTCAGGGAAGGTGTCAATGAATGTTTATGTTAGGTAAGCTAGAGGAACTTAGCAGGGACCCAACTGGCTTCAGGATAAAAAGGTGAGAAGAACAAGAATCTAGAATTGAAGGATTTCTGAGTATAGCTTGAATCACATGAAATTGCCAGTATGTGGTTGCTCTTGACCTATAAGAACATCTACTTCATTCCATTCAATCTAATAAAACTAATCTCCTAAGCAGGGTAAAATTGGGATCTgcatctattttatttccttacagTTGCGGTCTTATGAATTCTCATGCTAGTAGTCATTTGAGAAATTGTAATCAAAATGGTCAACCTTGGAGTATAGGGACAGAGTCGGGTGTCAATCTACAAGCCAGGCTGTGGTACCATTTAGCTAATGACCAGTCTACTCCGAGGAGTTAGAGCTCAGTAGCCTTGAGGCTGAGTGTCTCTCTTCTCCCCCCACTGATGAGCCCATAGTCTATTTGGTAGAAGGGGAAACCCAAGGAAACCACAGTGCAGGGAGAGCAGAGAATGGGGAGAATGCATTTCCAACCAGGCTCTCAGCATCTGGGCCACTGCTATTAGTGTGATTTGTGGCTTCTGGAGGAGTCAGACAGATGCTGTTGGAGGATTTTGTAAATTTTGAGTAAATTACTCTGTGTGAGACTCTTACCTTTAAATATTAGTTAATTGGGAGCATGTAAAGTAGGTGACACTAGCCCTGAAGTCACCCAGAATTGAGTCATTCTATAGTAGAATCTGAAGTTTAgtaatacagttttaaaaataagtatatttgatcacaactaaaaaaaaaaaaaaacaaacaaacgtgtTAGGCATAGCTCTCAGCAATTTCTTGTTTCAGCAGTTGGACTACCCTTCAATCTTACCTATCAGACCACTGTACTATTCCTTTCTCAGAAACTTGGATACCACCAAAAATGTCCTAATTTACTTGGCTTTGACTCTTAAGGCTCATAGCAGAAAATGAATTTTGCATAAGTTTAATGCTGGGACTTGTGCTAGAAGTAGAACCTAGCCTCATGCAAACCTGATGATATATTTTACCCAAGACATCTCATATTCATTGAGAGACCCACTGTGCTCAAGAATGACATTGATTAGGAAGTAAGCATTACACAAGACTGCATGCTATAGTGGGACTGAGCGTAAAGACCCTGATCATGTGTTGAAAATGACTTCAGGTCTTGTGAAACAGCAAGaccttttcatttccttgccATTTGTCAACCTGGAGCTTCTTCCACTTTTTTACCCCTAGGAGACTGAGCTCTATTACTAATGTTCAAGTCTGTCTTGAGGTCTTCAGGGTGCCTTCACCACAACTGTGCATCTCTGCAGATAAATGACAATCTTGTCAGGATGCCACTGGTCCAATGTTGACAGTGTTCTATAGTCTGTAAACATGCCAAAGAGGTCTATACTAACCTGGGATTATAATCCTCTAATTCCAAGTGGTTTCGAGGGAGAAGAGTTTTAAATGTAGTTTATGGCAAATGTTCCAGAGATTCAACTCCTTTGTGAATTATAATGAACGGTTCCAGAAAAGCACAGACTAGGAATATTTAAACTGAGTGAGAGTTTAGAGCTTATGGAGTATAACTCTCACTTTTAAGTGGAAAATTGAGGCTTTGGAATTTTAAATGACTCTCCTAAGCCTGAAGTCAAACATCAGTCTTTTAACTCCTAGACTGAAGAGGATTTTCTTTCCAATGTAGGACAAGGTGCCTCTTActttttgcatttgattttatcttgatcctttcatttccattctcTACAATGGGGCCCTGGATTGGGCTCCTTGAATATCCTGCTTATACTGTCCATAATTATTTGTGCCTGGACTCTGCAGTCTCTCCCTACTGTCTCACACTCTTCCCCTATTCCATCCCCCAACTCTTTCTTTGGAGGTCTTTCCTTGAATTTCTAAATCCTTCTTAGGGTCTGGTACAGCCAAGACTGGCAATGTTCTTTAAGTGAGATATCCCTGGCTCAGACCCAGACCCACATGGATCCTGGTCTTCATTTGTCCCCTTAAAGATGCTTTCTGATCCTCTGCCGTGCACATGAGGAGCTCTGGAACTCATGCCTACATGGTCCTCTCAGAGTCTGGTGGTTGGGCCCAAATGTGAGTTGGACAATTTGGCAAGCAGATCACTCCTACTGGCTGATGTAGTGTGGGATAACCCAAGATTGGGCCACCAGAGTGGTGAACACACTAATTTGGGGTGACTTTCACATCCAACACAAGATGACTTCCAGGGTCAGAGCTGTTAATAGTCTACCAACAACTCTTGGGTTTGGGCCACCGGTTGGGCTTTGTCCATCTGTGTTTTGACTGTGGTGCCACCTCTTGTCAGTAGAACCTTAGGATAGCAAGCATAGTGGGAGGTGTCTTTTACCTTGcactcctcctcttcccccaaccTCTGGCATTCAGAATGATAATCACCATTGCTGTAGATTCTGTGTCATGTGTTAGGTAGTCCTTCAAGGATGGTTTTCAAGACTGAACACCAGTGGGCCTTCCAATCAATATCCTCTCTTATCTGCCATTGATGTGGTGATGTTGTGCTCTCCCTGTCTTAAGCCATGAAGAAGGAAGTACATATCTTGCAGGAATGGAACTGTGCTTCTGTCTTCAGACATGAACCCCTCACCTGACCTCCCCACTGGTGTTAGTGTGTGGAAGGCAAGGGTTTGGTCAACACCGAAAGACCTCCCATTCTGGAAATGCAATGATTACTACATCAAGAGTCCAAGAGAAGACAAGACTGGAAAATACTTTGTTCTCTGTTTATACCATAAAATTCTGAATGGTAAAAGGGCCAAAACCAAAAATGGTTCACAGTTACCTATGTATTTTGGGGAAGGCTTGCATCAGTGAAACAGTACCAACCTTTTAGAAAGTGTCATTGGAAGGCAGTGTGGATGGATGATACAGTATCATGGTTAAACGTGTGACCAGTATTATAGACATGCTATTGGGGAACTTGAGAGGAAAGAAGAGCTATACTGTTTAATGTAAACAGGCTCTGAAGACCTGTGTCCTTGTGATTACAGCAATGCTACCATTTTCTCCTGATGGGACATATAAATTGAACCAGGGAGAATGCATTGGACAATA is from Canis lupus familiaris isolate Mischka breed German Shepherd chromosome 3, alternate assembly UU_Cfam_GSD_1.0, whole genome shotgun sequence and encodes:
- the TLR10 gene encoding toll-like receptor 10, giving the protein MKRIRSIYIFCSIAISVQGWASKLPEERELTTNCSNMSLRKIPADLTPTTTTLDLSYNLLSQLQSSDFRSVSKLKVLILCHNRIQELNIKIFEFNRELRYLDLSYNRLKIVTWYSLAGLRHLDLSFNDFDTVPICEETGNMSHLEILGLSGAKIQKSNFQKIAHLHLKTVFLGLRSLSHYEEGSLPILNTTKLHIVLPMNTNFWVLLHDGIKTSKILEMTNIDGKSQFASYGTQKNLTLENSKTSILLLNKVDLLWDDLLLIFQFVWHTSVECFQIQHLTFGGKVYLDHYSFDYSNTVMRTIKLEHVQFRIFYIPQERVYLLFTKMDIENLTISDAQMPYMLFPIYPTRFQYLNFANNILTDDLFKQPIQLPHLKTLILKGNKLETFSLVSFFANNTSLKHLDLSQNLLQHENGENCFWPETLITMNLSSNKFADSVFRCLPRNIQILDLNNNKIQTVPKDIIHLKSLQELNLAFNFLTDLPGCSHFRKLSILNIEMNLILSPSLDFFQSCQEVKILNAGRNPFRCTCELRDFIQLEEYSEGMMIGWLDSYICEYPLTLKGTLLKDVHLPELSCNTTLLIVTIVVIMLVLGMAVAFCCFYFDLPWYLRMLGQWTLQRIRKTTQEQLKRNVQFHVFIAYSEHDSTWVKHELIPNLEKKEKLICLHEGNFDPGKSIIENIMNCIEKSYKSIFVLSPNFVQSEWCHYELYFAHHSLFHENSDYIIFILLEPIPLYCIPTKYPKLKALMEKKAYLEWPKDRRICGLFWANLRAAINANLLETREMYELQTFVGLNEESQGSAISLIRTDCL